One genomic segment of uncultured Methanobrevibacter sp. includes these proteins:
- a CDS encoding 4Fe-4S binding protein, with the protein MIVKDWCSFCGECAGVCPRNLIQVREYSLVFNDEDCKDCDTCIKACPIDALEKEE; encoded by the coding sequence ATGATTGTTAAAGATTGGTGCTCATTCTGCGGAGAATGTGCAGGAGTTTGTCCAAGAAATTTAATTCAAGTAAGAGAATATTCATTGGTATTTAATGATGAAGACTGTAAAGATTGTGATACATGTATTAAAGCATGTCCAATTGATGCTTTAGAAAAAGAGGAATGA
- a CDS encoding universal stress protein — protein MFDVIMLPVDGSEYGDKAADIAIEIAEKFSSKIAAVHVLEEFSLNSYDSEEDSGDAILAKITKKASAVGVEVTEHLLTADPLRDMSFIVKQTRADLVVISAHGANNNRFVSFDENNVSDTQIGSVSERLLRTSDVPVLLVK, from the coding sequence ATGTTTGATGTAATTATGCTTCCCGTTGATGGGTCTGAATACGGAGACAAGGCCGCAGATATTGCCATTGAAATTGCAGAGAAATTTTCATCCAAAATAGCTGCAGTTCATGTTCTTGAGGAATTTTCATTAAACAGCTATGATTCTGAAGAAGATTCCGGAGATGCAATTCTTGCAAAAATTACCAAAAAGGCATCTGCTGTGGGTGTTGAAGTTACAGAGCACCTGCTTACTGCAGATCCTTTAAGGGACATGAGTTTTATTGTCAAGCAGACCCGTGCGGATTTGGTTGTTATATCAGCCCATGGTGCAAATAATAACCGGTTCGTATCTTTTGATGAAAATAATGTTTCTGACACTCAAATTGGTTCTGTTTCAGAAAGACTTTTAAGAACATCTGATGTTCCAGTATTATTGGTAAAATAA
- a CDS encoding ATP-binding cassette domain-containing protein, translating into MIKVENVSKDYELDDGTKIPALKDVSFEVKEGEILGIMGKSGSGKTTLLRALRGVEHIDEGSITVGDVTVEAGASQFYYNNLKKETAIHLQRSFGLWPDTVRENVLRKLYARRYFDEGDTNFEVAESEFGEEADELLELVSLTHKAGHYASVLSGGEKQRLIMARQLAKQPKALLLDEPATMACPKTKQEILDAVKKINEELNITVIIVSHLPDVQKYLADRVILLEDGEIADEGTADEICDKFMADMQPIVDIENISTDEDVIDVKDVYKRFYLLTGGEVLQMEDINFKVQSENILSIIGPSGAGKTVLLRMLGGLDNPDEGDILYYTEGEWRDIEIPGLSRMKIRSKLGFMHQEFALSHYATVLNQLAARLGYKNENIVKEAQERARRIGIGEDLLDSFYLLTDLPETEAKHRLEQIGLDAEILNDLFPRFPETATREAVADIFESLDLDLDILNRRSYELSGGQKVRVMLALILVSRPKFLLLDEPFGDLDPVTLRDVTNSLKRISKDYGITIVMISHNTDFIKELSNRALFMDDGKIIDDSEDIDEIVDNFIDFCHADYLKGDC; encoded by the coding sequence ATGATAAAAGTAGAAAACGTAAGTAAAGATTATGAATTAGATGATGGAACTAAAATCCCGGCACTTAAAGATGTCAGTTTTGAAGTTAAGGAAGGTGAAATTCTAGGAATCATGGGAAAAAGTGGTTCTGGTAAAACTACACTTTTAAGAGCCTTGAGAGGAGTTGAACATATTGATGAAGGAAGTATTACTGTTGGTGATGTTACTGTAGAGGCAGGTGCTTCCCAATTTTATTACAATAACCTCAAAAAAGAGACTGCAATACATCTTCAAAGGTCTTTCGGTCTATGGCCGGATACTGTGCGTGAAAATGTCTTAAGAAAGTTATATGCAAGAAGATACTTTGATGAGGGTGACACTAATTTTGAAGTCGCTGAAAGTGAATTCGGCGAAGAGGCAGATGAACTTCTGGAACTGGTTTCACTTACTCATAAAGCAGGTCATTACGCTTCTGTTTTAAGCGGCGGTGAAAAGCAAAGACTTATCATGGCTCGTCAGCTTGCAAAACAACCTAAAGCTTTACTTCTTGATGAACCTGCTACTATGGCATGCCCTAAAACTAAACAAGAAATATTGGATGCAGTTAAAAAAATCAATGAAGAATTAAACATTACTGTTATTATCGTTTCTCACCTGCCTGATGTTCAGAAATATCTTGCTGACAGGGTAATTTTACTTGAAGACGGTGAAATTGCCGACGAAGGAACAGCTGATGAAATCTGTGACAAATTCATGGCAGATATGCAGCCTATCGTTGACATTGAAAACATCTCTACTGATGAGGATGTTATTGATGTAAAAGATGTTTATAAAAGGTTCTATTTATTGACTGGAGGTGAAGTTCTCCAGATGGAGGACATCAACTTTAAAGTTCAAAGCGAAAATATATTGAGCATTATCGGTCCGAGCGGAGCTGGAAAAACTGTTCTTTTAAGAATGCTGGGTGGTCTGGACAATCCTGATGAAGGAGATATCCTTTATTATACAGAAGGTGAATGGAGAGATATTGAAATTCCAGGATTGAGCCGTATGAAAATCAGATCAAAATTAGGTTTCATGCATCAGGAATTCGCATTGAGCCATTACGCTACAGTTCTAAACCAGCTTGCGGCAAGATTGGGATACAAAAATGAAAATATTGTTAAAGAGGCACAGGAAAGGGCAAGAAGAATAGGTATTGGTGAAGACCTTTTGGATTCATTTTATCTGCTGACTGATTTGCCTGAAACTGAAGCAAAACACAGATTGGAACAGATTGGTTTGGATGCAGAAATTTTAAATGACCTTTTCCCAAGATTTCCTGAAACTGCTACAAGAGAGGCAGTGGCAGACATATTTGAAAGTCTTGATTTGGATTTGGATATCCTCAATAGAAGATCTTATGAATTGTCAGGTGGTCAGAAAGTACGTGTAATGCTTGCATTGATTTTAGTTTCAAGACCTAAATTTTTACTTTTAGATGAACCGTTCGGTGATTTGGACCCTGTAACTTTAAGGGATGTAACAAATTCACTTAAAAGAATTTCCAAGGATTATGGAATTACCATTGTAATGATTTCACACAACACTGACTTTATCAAGGAACTGTCCAACAGGGCTCTATTCATGGACGATGGAAAAATCATCGATGACAGTGAAGATATTGATGAAATCGTGGATAACTTCATTGATTTCTGCCATGCAGATTACCTGAAAGGAGATTGTTGA
- a CDS encoding zinc ribbon domain-containing protein: MVKCPRCGYENATSSVYCDNCAYLLARKDYRTGNTKKQRPWSVGIAKKIVIVLGIIIIAFLLFSFAFNNSQPSNNDSLNVIYDDGSHHPSSTYPFKAVIKSDGNWFAKMGDPNYLVEKTGSGDNTFLLDCASWDDVEITAEKYSGENLTIQLLRNGKVVAENSTTGGSGVSIKYKST; encoded by the coding sequence ATGGTAAAATGTCCAAGATGCGGTTATGAAAATGCAACCTCATCTGTATATTGTGATAATTGTGCTTACCTCTTGGCTCGAAAGGATTATCGGACAGGTAATACAAAAAAACAGAGGCCATGGTCTGTGGGCATAGCTAAAAAAATTGTAATTGTTTTGGGAATAATTATTATTGCTTTTTTATTGTTTTCATTTGCTTTTAATAATTCTCAACCTTCAAATAATGATTCATTAAATGTTATTTATGATGATGGATCTCACCATCCTTCTTCTACTTATCCATTCAAAGCGGTAATCAAATCTGATGGAAACTGGTTTGCTAAAATGGGTGATCCAAATTATCTTGTAGAAAAAACCGGTTCTGGAGATAATACCTTTTTGCTGGATTGTGCTTCATGGGATGATGTTGAGATAACTGCTGAAAAGTATAGTGGAGAAAATCTTACCATTCAACTTTTAAGAAATGGTAAGGTTGTAGCTGAAAATTCAACTACAGGCGGTTCTGGTGTTTCAATAAAGTATAAAAGTACTTAA
- the uvrC gene encoding excinuclease ABC subunit UvrC, with product MSTKVKSPDNLPNKPGVYIMRDETDTIIYIGKAKNLKNRVQSYFREKLDRPKTQILMSHFDSLEYIITNSEKEALILEATLIKKHRPRYNVQLKDDKRYPYVKITDEKFPRLLITRNVTKSGVYFGPFTDVSSVKQTVKFLKSLFKIRTCRNMNGPCLNSQIDLCYAPCDDKISEKEYSEIISKIDLFFQGKYSTIVKNLKREMIEAAENEEYEKAAVLRDQINSIEEIMEKQFVDLVDDDLDQDVIAIAPGENEVIVIIMPIRNGKIVGRDDFLMSASQYDSSSEIMFAFIQQYYGYNRHVPKQILLDEDIDEKELLEEWLSDMRGNKVHIKVPQKGVKLRLVKMARKNAEIIKHQKKKMESALIELKKYLKLEKMPRIIEGYDISNISGKFAVGSKVSFKDGKPNKKMYKHFKMETPGPNDFAMMEELLTRRLKMVDRDPEPDLIVIDGGKGQLGMACGVLEKLNLTHIPIIGLAKEFEEIFIPNSSRPIIIPKNNQALHLLQQVRDESHRFAITYHRKLRSKNISASSLDDIAGIGKKRKMNLLKEFGTIDNIKKASIEELAKTEGMNLKTAENVYNYYH from the coding sequence ATGTCTACTAAAGTTAAATCTCCTGATAATTTGCCAAACAAGCCTGGTGTCTATATAATGCGTGATGAAACTGACACCATCATTTACATAGGCAAGGCAAAAAACCTTAAAAACAGAGTTCAGTCTTATTTTAGAGAAAAGCTTGACAGACCCAAAACTCAAATCCTGATGAGTCATTTTGATAGTCTGGAGTATATTATAACTAATTCTGAAAAGGAAGCTTTGATTTTAGAAGCGACTTTAATTAAAAAGCATCGTCCCAGATATAATGTTCAGCTAAAAGATGACAAGAGATATCCTTACGTTAAAATCACAGATGAGAAGTTTCCACGTTTGCTGATAACAAGAAATGTAACAAAAAGTGGTGTTTATTTTGGTCCTTTTACTGATGTGAGTTCTGTAAAGCAGACTGTAAAATTCTTAAAATCACTATTCAAGATAAGAACCTGCAGAAATATGAACGGGCCATGTTTAAACTCACAAATTGACTTATGTTATGCACCTTGTGACGATAAAATTTCAGAAAAGGAATATTCGGAAATTATCAGTAAAATTGATCTGTTTTTCCAGGGTAAATATTCAACCATTGTCAAAAATCTCAAAAGGGAAATGATTGAAGCTGCTGAAAATGAAGAGTATGAAAAGGCAGCTGTTTTAAGAGATCAGATTAACTCCATTGAAGAGATTATGGAAAAACAGTTTGTTGATTTGGTCGATGATGACCTGGATCAGGACGTAATAGCTATTGCCCCTGGTGAAAATGAGGTTATAGTAATCATAATGCCTATCCGAAACGGTAAGATTGTAGGTAGGGATGACTTTTTGATGAGTGCATCCCAGTATGATTCATCTTCTGAAATCATGTTTGCCTTTATTCAGCAGTATTATGGATATAACAGGCATGTTCCAAAGCAGATTCTTTTGGATGAGGATATTGACGAAAAGGAACTGCTTGAAGAATGGTTAAGTGATATGAGAGGAAATAAGGTTCACATTAAAGTTCCTCAAAAGGGTGTTAAATTACGTCTTGTTAAAATGGCTAGAAAAAATGCTGAAATCATCAAGCATCAAAAGAAAAAGATGGAATCTGCATTGATAGAACTCAAAAAATACCTGAAACTTGAAAAAATGCCCAGAATTATTGAAGGTTATGATATCAGTAACATTTCAGGTAAATTTGCTGTAGGTTCCAAGGTCTCATTCAAGGATGGAAAACCCAACAAAAAGATGTATAAACATTTCAAAATGGAAACGCCCGGACCAAACGATTTTGCAATGATGGAGGAATTGCTGACTAGAAGATTAAAAATGGTAGACAGAGACCCTGAACCTGACTTAATTGTGATTGATGGGGGTAAAGGACAGCTTGGTATGGCTTGTGGCGTTTTAGAAAAATTAAATCTCACTCATATTCCAATTATTGGGCTTGCAAAGGAATTTGAAGAGATATTTATTCCAAACTCCAGTCGTCCAATTATTATTCCTAAAAACAATCAGGCATTGCATTTGCTTCAGCAGGTAAGGGATGAATCACATCGCTTTGCAATTACCTATCACAGAAAACTCCGTAGTAAGAATATATCAGCCTCTTCACTTGATGATATCGCTGGAATTGGAAAAAAAAGAAAGATGAATCTTTTAAAAGAATTTGGAACAATTGATAACATTAAGAAGGCATCAATTGAAGAATTAGCAAAAACAGAGGGTATGAATCTAAAAACGGCTGAAAATGTCTATAATTATTATCACTAA